A window from Triticum aestivum cultivar Chinese Spring chromosome 6D, IWGSC CS RefSeq v2.1, whole genome shotgun sequence encodes these proteins:
- the LOC123144444 gene encoding uncharacterized protein yields MVGSLAALDRARAQSSCSGTRRSREALSHSVNLTIGSWVQPRPPSPERRGRVLLPREGHAAADETESPSEPANMTWLVSRDRLGYLQKCHQSEVLNQAIASRLIHMILQRQQKFFMYIPSYKRRARHAPPTNAFPGDPRPRARLSPTSRYRCSLSAGCGKVV; encoded by the exons ATGGTTGGTTCTCTGGCGGCACTGGATCGGGCACGGGCGCAGAGCTCCTGCTCGGGGACGCGAAGATCCAGGGAGGCACTCTCCCATTCAGTTAACCTTACTATCGGTTCCTGGGTGCAGCCCCGGCCGCCATCGCCTGAACGGCGCGGACGCGTGCTTCTCCCCAGGGAGGGCCATGCCGCTGCAGATGAAACTGAATCCCCTTCCGAGCCGGCGAACATGACATG GTTGGTTTCACGGGATCGACTCGGCTACCTACAGAAGTGCCACCAATCTGAAGTTCTGAACCAAGCTATTGCGTCAAG GTTGATTCATATGATTCTTCAGCGGCAGCAAAAGTTTTTCATGTACATTCCTTCCTATAAGCGACGGGCGCGACACGCACCTCCAACCAATGCTTTCCCCGGTGATCCCCGGCCACGAGCACGTCTATCCCCTACAAGCCGCTACCGGTGCTCCCTCTCCGCTGGATGCGGCAAGGTCGTGTGA
- the LOC123144445 gene encoding uncharacterized protein, whose amino-acid sequence MPSWNDEETSSEEECEVVSMDMGLMEEPDTTVEPLFCGQLELAHPKCILHQLRPIKRVAFEGPVTGRRFYGCPVQENGVNCGVVEWVDGPWPTVLQRCLCKLWEMFHEQNFGRV is encoded by the exons ATGCCTTCCTGGAACGACGAGGAAACCAGCTCGGAGGAGGAGTGCGAGGTTGTCAGCATGGACATGGGACTTATG GAGGAACCAGACACCACTGTGGAGCCCCTTTTCTGTGGCCAACTTGAGCTTGCTCATCCCAAGTGCATTCTGCACCAACTGAGGCCTATTAAGCGTGTTGCTTTTGAAGGGCCTGTAACAGGAAGGCGTTTCTATGGCTGCCCAGTCCAG GAAAATGGTGTGAATTGTGGTGTTGTAGAGTGGGTTGATGGGCCTTGGCCAACTGTTCTTCAGAGATGTTTGTGCAAACTATGGGAGATGTTCCATGAGCAGAACTTTGGAAGGGTATAG